DNA sequence from the Cystobacter ferrugineus genome:
ATCCTTCATGTCCCGAAAGGTCTCTTCCGTCCGGAACCTCTTGCCGTACAGCCCCACCACGAAGGCCGCGGTCGCTTCTTTCAAGCTTGTCGCCAGACACCACGCCTCCTTCATCCCTTTCTTCTTTACGCACACCACCGCTCCCACCAGCGTTTCGTCCTGCGTAACCCTCGCCCCCGTCAGCTTCACCGCTCGACCTGACTCGAGTACCCACTCGCCCGCGCTCTTCTTCTCCCCTTTTTTCATCCATGACTTGGATGCACTGCCGAAAGCGCACGACATAGTCGAACTTCAACTGCTCCAGCAGCGCATAGAACTTCTGGTCTCCAAATCCCCGGTCAGCCAATATCGTGAGTCGTACCCGCTCGGGCACGACTTGTCGCAGTCGTCGGTTGAGGCCGAAGTCCTCCGTCTCGTTGCGCATCCCCTCCAGGGCGGATTTCTCCACGGTGTGCCACACCAACGGCGTGGTCCGTCCATGACTCGCCACCAGACGCCACCAACGTCGTCTGTCCATCCGCGTCGAAGTCCGTCCAGTCCAGAGCCACCACGGCCTCGGTCCTCTGMCCCAAGGCATAGGGCACCCATTGAGCGAAGAGCTCCCAGACATTGATGCCCTGATTGGACAAGAGCCGGTCCACCTGCTTCACGCCATGCTTGCTTTTCGTGCCTCGGGCCCACGCCAGGGCCTTACCAATGAGATGCACTCCCAAACTGGCCGCTCGAATGACACCCAGGACGGCATAGGACAGGGACAGCACGCGTTTGGCGTGTAGGTCTTCTTCGAAAAGCGACTCCAAGAAGGAGCGGACCTGCTGGTCATCTAGACAAGGCTTACGCATGACCGCAGAAGTAAGCATGCGGGTCCTACTTCTCGCACTAATCAGCCAACACACCGCTCTCTTGCTCGCCTGCTAAAATGAGGGGATGGCTCAGCCCTGGCCCGGCTCCTCCAACCCAGCTACGAGGCACTGCCCGCCGTCGTCTTCGCTTCCCCTCTCATCCACGCGGATGAGACGCACTGGTTGCTGCTGGACAAGGGCCCGGGGAAGAAATGGTACGCCTGGACGGTGGCCAGCCCCCAGGCGGTGTACCACCGGATTCTCCCCAGCCGCTCCGGGGCCACGGCCCGCCAGGTGCTGGGCGACTACCAGGGCGTCGCCATGGTGGATGGCTACGCCGCTTACCAGACGGCGACGAAGTCCAGTGCCGACGCGCCCGCCTCCTGCTCCCTGGTGTTTTGCTGGGCCCACGTGCGCCGCAAATTCGTGGAGGCCGAGAAGGTGGCGCCCGCGTGCGCCGAGGTGCTGAGTCTCATGGGCCAGCTGTATGCCATTGAAGCGGGCCTGCCCGACCCGCATGCGCTGGAGGGCGAGCCCCAGGCCGCGGCACTCGCGCACCGTCTGGCGGTGCGACGGGAGAAGTCCGCCCCGCTGGTGGATGCAATCCGCGAGTGGGCGCAGGCTCAGCGCGCACTGCCGGGCAGCGCCCTGCGCAAGGCGCTCGAGTACATGCTGGAGCTGTGGAGCGGACTGACCGTCTTCCTCTCCAATGCCTGGGTGCCCCTGGACAACAACCTGGTGGAGCGCCAGCTGCGGGACATGGTGCTGGGCCGCAAGAACCACTATGGCTCCAAGTCGCTGCGCGGCACCGAGGTGGCGGCCCTCTTCTACTCGCTCATGGAGACGGCGCGCCTGTGCGGTGAAGACCCGGGGCGCTACCTGCTGCGCGCCGCGCTCGCCGCCATCGCCAATCCCGGCACCGTCACGCTCCCTTCCAGCATCGACTGAACACGCCGTCTCGTCTTGCTCCAGGCCCGGGCGGGCTCATCCTCGCCCGTCCAGACGGGGCACGGCGAGCTGTTACGGAACTCGCACCCAATGCCCGTGAGGGAAAGGCAGACGCTTCACCCCCTGGAGGGTATGGTGTCCCGACTGACCCGGGGCCTCCGTCACCCCTTTGGCGAGCAGCGGATGCACGCGGGTCAAGCTTGGCTCTCTGTTATTGACTCCTGCTATCCTGGGCTCGTGAATCTCCCCAGGGGCGGAATGACAGCGCCAGTCGCGGACCTGATTCGTCGTGGCTTCGTCAATCTGACGCCATTCACGGCGGGGCATTTCTTGCTGCTGGATGCACAGGGCACGGAGGTGCTGACGCTCGCCGTCAAGGCATCCTTCGCCTTGACGCCCCAGTTGCGCCTGACGCCGCTGGAGCCTCAGCTTCCCATTCACATGGAGCCCGTCTTCCACGGGGAGGTGGGCGCTTCCAGCCTGAAGTATGAGTCGGATGCCTCGCTCCCCAAGCTGACCACGGATGTTGTGCTCCTCGGGCACGCCCATGCGCCAGCGCCCCGGACCACGCAGGTCGAGGTCTCGCTCCGCGTCGGTACGCTGAGCAAGCAGGTGCTCGTGCTGGGCGACCGAGTCTGGGTCCAGTTCTTGGGCACCGCGACCCCGAGCAGCCCGCTGCCATTCGAGAGAGTGCCCCTGACGTATGAACGCGCTTATGGTGGATGGGACCGCAGCGACCCGGAGCAACCCGTCGCGGAGCTGCGCAATCCGGTGGGCACCGGATTCATCGCCCAACCGTCCCGGACACGCTGCGAGGGCATCCGGCTTCCCAACTTGGAGGACCCCCGTAACCGAATCCAGCACCCCAGAGACCGTCCTGGCCCCGCAGGGCTGGGCTTCATCGCGCCGCATTGGCAACCACGCCTCCAGCTCGCGGGGACCTACGACCAGGCCTGGAAGCAGCAACGCTTTCCCCTGGCGCCGCAGGACTTCGATTCACGCCACTACAATGCAGCACCCCCGGGTCTCCAGGCCCCGGCCTTCCTGGAGGGAGGCGAGCCCGTGGAGATTCTCCATGCATCAGACCGAGGCCCGCTGCGCTTTCGGCTGCCCACGTACCGCTTCGAGGGCGTGGTCATGCTGCGCTCCCAGCGCCAATCGTTCCCCCTGAACCTCGACACGGTCCTCCTCGATACAGACCAGCACCACCTGGTCATGACGTGGCGGGGAGCCATTCCCATCCACCGACGGGTGCATGAGCTAGCGTGGGCCAAGGTCCAGTTCCCGGTTGGAGGGATCCCGTCATGAGTCAGCCCCGCAGCGGCTCCATGGCCCTCACGAGCATCGGAATGGTGACCTCGGTGGGCCTGGGGGCGTACGCCTCGTGTGCTGCCCTCCGGGCCGGAATCGTCCGTATCCGGGAACTGGATGTGCCACAGGGCACGGAAGGCCTCGCGACGAGCCGCCCCCTGGTGGGCAGCCCCATCAAGGGACTTACGGAGGGATACTTCGGCCTCGGCCGCTGGGTCCGGCTTGCGGTGGATGGCCTGCGGGACCTCATGGCCAATGCCGGACTGGACACCGGGCAGTTGGCCCAGGTCGGCCTCTTCATCGGACTGCCGCCGGACACCTCGCAGGAGCGCCAGCAGCAGCTCGCCACGCGCATCACCCAATGGCTCCAGACCCCTGGCCTGATCTCGCGTATCCGCTTCTACCCGCAGGGGCATGCCTCGGCTGTCCAGGCGCTGGGGGACGCGCTCGCGCAGCTACGGCAGGGGCGGCTGGCCATGGCGGTGGTGGGAGGACTCGACTCGCTGGTGGATCCAGAGCCCCTGACGCGGCTGAGGAACGAGGGGCGGCTGAAGACAGACGACCATCCGGTGGGTTTCGTACCCGGTGAAGCCTCGGCATTCTTTCTGTTGGAGACTCCGCTGATGGCCCGGCGCAGGAAGGCCACGGTGATGGCCTGGCTGGAGTCCTCCCACGTGTCGCGTGAGCCCGTCACCGCGGCCTCGGGGAAGCCCTGCAATGGACAGGGCCTTGGACAAGCCATCACCAGCACGTTCGAGGCATTGGAGGACCGCGGCGCCAGCACGGGGCTGGTCATCAACGACCTGAACGGCGAGCTCTACCGCGCGGAGGAGTTCTCCAAGGCCGTGCCGCGAGTGCTACACCTCCTGCGTGCCCCGTGGCGGCTGTGGCACCCAGCGGACTGCATCGGTGACACCGGGGCCGCCTCGGGTGCGCTCTCCGTCTGTATGGGCGCGCGTGCCCTCGCCAGGGGGTACGCCGCCACGGAGCAGATTCTGACATGTGCTTCCTCGGAGGAAGGGCTCCGGGGCGCAGTCTGCCTGCGCGGTGCCAGCAAGGAGGATGAACACGCATGAGCACAAAGGTGGGAGTCAACAAGCTGACCGTCGTCCACAAGGACTCGTCGGGTGTCACCATCGCGTTCCCCGACGTGTGCCTGACGCCGGGCCCGCCCTCACCGATTCCAGTGCCCTATCCGAACGTCGCGAAGTCCGGTGACACGGACAAGGGAACCAGGAGCGTGACGTGTGATGGCAACCCGGTCGCGGTCAAGGACTCGGTCTTCAAGACCAGTACGGGTGACGAGGCGGGGACCAACAAGGGCGTCGCCTCGGGAAAAATCCAGGGCAAGGCCGAGTTCGTCAACTACTCGTTCGACGTCAAGTTCGAGGGCAGGAACGTGGCGCGGGCGCTCGACATGATGCTGCACAACGACAAGAACACGCCACCCGCCCCGTTGCTCCAGCCTCCGCTCGTCGCACCGGGGCAGTCGCCGATGGACCCGGACCCTGAAATCCCCAAGATCACGGTGGAGTGGCAGCATGGCGATTAATCCCGAGACTCAGAATCCGACGGAGGCCAACATCAGGTTCGAGGAGTGGAAAAGCACCGAGAACAAGCAGCACCTGGTCAGCCGCAAGCGTCTCACCAAGGAGTGGGAGAAACGAGCGAAGGACAACCGGCTGGATACCTACTGGACACGATTCCCACTCCGGGGGAAAAAGGGCGGGGAACCTCCCTTCCAGTTAGGAAAGGTGGCCGTCCCTAGCGGCAACGGCATGGTGTCAGTGCCGTGGACCGTGTGGGAGAAATCTGACCGACTTCACGACAAGGAGGTCGAGTTCTACTCGGTGATTCGTGCTGAGAAGCACTTCATCGATGCTGGCTACAAGAAGCTCAGTTCGAAATATTCCTTCGTGCGCTTCGGCCAAGTCATCGAGGACTGCGGCGTCGACGGCTTCTTCTTCCACCCCTCGAAGAAACACTACGTCTACTGCGAGTCCAAGTTCACACGGGACGA
Encoded proteins:
- a CDS encoding DUF4150 domain-containing protein, giving the protein MSTKVGVNKLTVVHKDSSGVTIAFPDVCLTPGPPSPIPVPYPNVAKSGDTDKGTRSVTCDGNPVAVKDSVFKTSTGDEAGTNKGVASGKIQGKAEFVNYSFDVKFEGRNVARALDMMLHNDKNTPPAPLLQPPLVAPGQSPMDPDPEIPKITVEWQHGD
- a CDS encoding beta-ketoacyl synthase N-terminal-like domain-containing protein, translated to MSQPRSGSMALTSIGMVTSVGLGAYASCAALRAGIVRIRELDVPQGTEGLATSRPLVGSPIKGLTEGYFGLGRWVRLAVDGLRDLMANAGLDTGQLAQVGLFIGLPPDTSQERQQQLATRITQWLQTPGLISRIRFYPQGHASAVQALGDALAQLRQGRLAMAVVGGLDSLVDPEPLTRLRNEGRLKTDDHPVGFVPGEASAFFLLETPLMARRRKATVMAWLESSHVSREPVTAASGKPCNGQGLGQAITSTFEALEDRGASTGLVINDLNGELYRAEEFSKAVPRVLHLLRAPWRLWHPADCIGDTGAASGALSVCMGARALARGYAATEQILTCASSEEGLRGAVCLRGASKEDEHA
- a CDS encoding DUF2169 family type VI secretion system accessory protein; the encoded protein is MTAPVADLIRRGFVNLTPFTAGHFLLLDAQGTEVLTLAVKASFALTPQLRLTPLEPQLPIHMEPVFHGEVGASSLKYESDASLPKLTTDVVLLGHAHAPAPRTTQVEVSLRVGTLSKQVLVLGDRVWVQFLGTATPSSPLPFERVPLTYERAYGGWDRSDPEQPVAELRNPVGTGFIAQPSRTRCEGIRLPNLEDPRNRIQHPRDRPGPAGLGFIAPHWQPRLQLAGTYDQAWKQQRFPLAPQDFDSRHYNAAPPGLQAPAFLEGGEPVEILHASDRGPLRFRLPTYRFEGVVMLRSQRQSFPLNLDTVLLDTDQHHLVMTWRGAIPIHRRVHELAWAKVQFPVGGIPS
- the tnpC gene encoding IS66 family transposase, coding for MARLLQPSYEALPAVVFASPLIHADETHWLLLDKGPGKKWYAWTVASPQAVYHRILPSRSGATARQVLGDYQGVAMVDGYAAYQTATKSSADAPASCSLVFCWAHVRRKFVEAEKVAPACAEVLSLMGQLYAIEAGLPDPHALEGEPQAAALAHRLAVRREKSAPLVDAIREWAQAQRALPGSALRKALEYMLELWSGLTVFLSNAWVPLDNNLVERQLRDMVLGRKNHYGSKSLRGTEVAALFYSLMETARLCGEDPGRYLLRAALAAIANPGTVTLPSSID